Proteins from a single region of Thermococcus sp. CX2:
- a CDS encoding cation diffusion facilitator family transporter: MVHDHSHEGMKSRIVFSIVLNFVITLAEVIGGILSGSLALLSDSLHNFSDAMSLLASYIAIRIGERERNEKYTFGYKRAEILVAFVNSAVLVGVALFLLVEAYKRFRDPNPIDTGLMLVVAVIGLLANLLSVLLLHEHAHESINVRSAYLHLVSDTLSSVAVVAGGLAIRYYDLIWIDPLVTVLISLYILREGYEILKESVEVLMEASPELDFHAIKAEIESIPGVKNAHHFHAWRIGEREIHFECHVEVNDMPVSEAQRIIDEIEERLKRHGITHVTVQLEVNRCGDDGVICRG; the protein is encoded by the coding sequence ATGGTACACGACCACTCCCACGAGGGCATGAAATCCAGGATTGTCTTCTCCATAGTTCTGAACTTCGTAATAACGCTCGCCGAGGTCATAGGAGGAATCCTCTCCGGGAGTTTAGCTCTCCTGAGCGACTCGCTCCACAACTTCAGCGACGCGATGAGTCTTTTAGCGAGCTACATAGCAATAAGAATCGGCGAACGCGAGAGGAACGAGAAGTACACCTTTGGCTACAAGAGGGCCGAGATACTCGTCGCCTTTGTCAACTCTGCCGTCCTCGTCGGCGTTGCCCTCTTCCTGCTCGTGGAGGCCTACAAGCGATTCAGGGATCCCAATCCTATAGACACCGGCCTCATGCTTGTGGTGGCGGTTATTGGACTTCTGGCGAACCTTCTCTCCGTTCTCCTCCTCCACGAGCACGCCCACGAGAGCATCAACGTCCGCTCCGCTTACCTTCATCTCGTGAGCGACACGCTGTCTTCGGTGGCAGTAGTGGCCGGCGGTCTGGCCATAAGATACTACGACCTCATCTGGATCGATCCCCTCGTTACCGTACTCATTTCCCTCTACATCCTCCGTGAGGGCTACGAGATACTGAAGGAAAGCGTCGAGGTTCTCATGGAGGCATCGCCTGAGCTCGACTTCCATGCCATCAAGGCGGAGATTGAGTCTATTCCCGGCGTGAAGAACGCCCACCACTTCCACGCGTGGCGCATAGGAGAGAGGGAGATACACTTTGAGTGCCACGTTGAGGTCAACGATATGCCCGTGAGCGAGGCCCAGAGGATAATCGACGAGATTGAGGAGCGCCTTAAAAGACACGGCATAACCCACGTAACGGTTCAACTCGAGGTGAACCGCTGCGGGGACGATGGGGTTATATGCAGGGGCTAA
- a CDS encoding iron ABC transporter substrate-binding protein has product MRRVLAFLLILLLVPISGCIGNTSQSPTQSSTQTPAYVTVTDMLGREVKVPEKVESIVAAGPGALRLIVYLNASDMVVGVEDFEKRYNYGRPYIIAHPELKELPTIGPGGPGKLPDLEALVKLKPDVIFITYVDAKTADDIQEKTGIPVVVLSYGQLATFEDEELFRSLELAGKILGKEERAKEVINFIKGIQDDLTKRTENVESPAVYVGGIGYKGAHGIESTEADYPPFVVLHAKNVADELGEGHKFIDKEKLLEWNPDYIFIDEGGLKLVLDDYSKDPDFYNSLKAVKEGNVYGILPYNFYTTNIGTALADAYFIGTVLYPDRFEDIDPAEKADEIYTFLVGKPVYKEMAEQFGGFGKIDLANGTVKYSLPTSP; this is encoded by the coding sequence ATGAGGAGGGTTCTTGCTTTTCTCTTGATACTGCTCCTCGTTCCAATAAGCGGGTGTATAGGCAACACAAGCCAAAGCCCGACTCAGAGCTCAACTCAAACTCCGGCGTATGTAACGGTCACTGACATGCTCGGAAGGGAAGTCAAAGTTCCAGAAAAAGTTGAAAGCATCGTCGCCGCTGGGCCGGGTGCACTCAGGCTCATCGTCTATCTCAACGCGAGCGACATGGTGGTGGGCGTGGAGGACTTCGAGAAGCGCTATAACTACGGCAGGCCCTACATAATCGCCCATCCCGAGCTCAAGGAGCTGCCCACCATAGGGCCGGGTGGCCCAGGAAAGCTTCCCGATTTGGAAGCACTGGTTAAGCTCAAGCCTGACGTGATATTCATCACCTACGTCGATGCCAAGACCGCCGACGATATTCAGGAGAAGACCGGCATTCCAGTCGTTGTCCTCAGCTATGGCCAATTAGCTACCTTCGAGGACGAGGAGCTCTTCAGGTCTCTCGAGCTTGCTGGAAAGATACTCGGAAAGGAGGAGCGCGCCAAGGAGGTCATCAACTTCATCAAGGGCATTCAGGACGACCTCACGAAGCGCACTGAGAACGTTGAAAGCCCGGCTGTTTACGTTGGGGGAATAGGCTACAAGGGAGCCCACGGCATAGAGAGCACCGAGGCTGATTATCCGCCCTTCGTGGTTCTCCACGCAAAGAACGTTGCCGATGAGCTCGGCGAGGGTCACAAGTTCATCGACAAGGAGAAGCTCCTGGAGTGGAACCCCGACTACATCTTCATCGACGAAGGTGGCTTAAAGCTCGTTCTTGACGACTACAGCAAGGACCCAGACTTCTACAACTCGCTCAAGGCCGTTAAGGAGGGCAACGTTTACGGAATCCTTCCGTACAACTTCTACACTACCAACATCGGAACCGCTTTAGCGGATGCCTACTTCATCGGCACGGTTCTCTATCCGGACCGCTTTGAAGACATAGACCCCGCCGAGAAGGCCGACGAGATATACACCTTCCTCGTCGGAAAGCCCGTCTATAAGGAGATGGCCGAGCAGTTCGGCGGCTTTGGAAAGATCGACCTCGCCAACGGAACCGTTAAGTACTCACTGCCTACTTCACCGTGA
- the hypA gene encoding hydrogenase nickel incorporation protein HypA gives MHEWALADGIVRTALDYAQREGAKKLLAIQVVLGELQDVNAEIVEFAMRELLKGTIGEGAEIEFIEEEAVFRCRSCGHEWKLKEVRDRFDERIKEDIHFIPEVVHAFLACPKCGSHDFEVIQGRGVYISGIKIEKEGEA, from the coding sequence ATGCACGAGTGGGCTCTGGCTGATGGAATAGTTAGGACCGCCCTCGACTACGCCCAAAGGGAGGGCGCAAAAAAGCTTCTGGCAATCCAGGTAGTCCTCGGAGAGCTCCAGGATGTCAACGCCGAGATAGTCGAGTTTGCCATGAGGGAACTCCTCAAGGGCACCATAGGAGAAGGAGCCGAGATAGAGTTCATCGAGGAAGAGGCAGTCTTCAGGTGCAGGAGCTGCGGCCACGAGTGGAAGCTCAAGGAAGTCAGGGACAGATTTGACGAACGCATAAAAGAGGACATACACTTCATTCCAGAGGTTGTTCACGCCTTTTTAGCGTGTCCGAAGTGCGGTAGCCACGATTTCGAAGTCATCCAGGGCAGGGGAGTTTACATAAGCGGGATAAAAATCGAGAAGGAGGGAGAGGCATGA
- a CDS encoding NifB/NifX family molybdenum-iron cluster-binding protein — translation MRIAVPIKDDSGLESEVCEHFGKARYFVFVDLEDGEIKGSEVVQVPFEEHSPGDLPEFIKQHGGEMVLAYGMGRRAIAYFNAMGVQVITGVSGKVRDVLEGLAKGTLKADPDWRSKGDFGRHEF, via the coding sequence ATGAGGATAGCTGTACCCATCAAGGACGATAGCGGCCTCGAAAGCGAGGTCTGCGAGCATTTCGGAAAGGCCAGATACTTCGTCTTCGTTGATCTTGAGGATGGAGAGATCAAGGGCTCTGAGGTCGTTCAGGTGCCCTTCGAGGAGCACAGCCCTGGAGACCTGCCAGAGTTCATCAAACAACACGGGGGAGAGATGGTTCTCGCTTACGGCATGGGTAGACGGGCCATCGCATACTTCAACGCCATGGGGGTTCAGGTAATCACTGGTGTGAGCGGAAAAGTTAGAGATGTTCTCGAAGGGCTCGCCAAGGGCACGCTGAAGGCCGACCCCGACTGGAGAAGCAAAGGAGACTTTGGAAGACACGAGTTCTGA
- a CDS encoding Mrp/NBP35 family ATP-binding protein, producing MIAIDPRVKGIEARLERVERIIPVVSGKGGVGKSLTATTLALVLAEKGYKVGLLDLDFHGASDHVVLGFEPKEFPEEDRGVVPPTVHGIKFMSIVYYSEDKPTPMRGMEVSDALIELLTITRWDELDYLIIDMPPGLGDQFLDVLRFLKGGEFIVVATPSKLALNVVRKLIELLKEEKHKVVGVIENMKLNDENDVKELAEKLDVPYLAGIPFYTDLEEKIGKPEELLKTKFAEKIREVAEKL from the coding sequence ATGATAGCCATAGACCCCCGCGTCAAGGGCATAGAGGCGAGGCTCGAAAGGGTGGAGCGGATAATCCCAGTTGTCAGCGGCAAGGGTGGCGTTGGAAAGTCCCTAACCGCGACAACTCTCGCCCTCGTTCTTGCCGAGAAGGGCTACAAAGTTGGCCTCCTCGACCTCGACTTCCACGGGGCGAGCGACCACGTAGTCCTCGGCTTCGAGCCGAAGGAGTTCCCGGAGGAGGACAGGGGCGTCGTTCCTCCGACGGTTCACGGAATAAAGTTCATGAGCATTGTGTACTACTCAGAGGATAAGCCAACCCCCATGAGGGGAATGGAGGTAAGCGACGCTCTCATAGAGCTCCTCACCATAACGCGCTGGGATGAGCTGGACTACCTCATCATTGATATGCCTCCAGGTCTGGGAGATCAGTTCCTCGACGTGCTGAGGTTCCTTAAGGGAGGAGAATTCATCGTCGTTGCAACGCCGTCAAAGCTGGCCCTCAACGTAGTGAGGAAGCTGATAGAGCTCCTCAAGGAGGAGAAGCACAAGGTCGTTGGTGTTATCGAGAACATGAAACTAAACGATGAGAATGACGTGAAGGAGCTGGCGGAGAAGCTTGACGTCCCGTACTTAGCAGGGATTCCGTTCTACACTGACCTGGAGGAGAAGATAGGGAAACCAGAGGAGCTCCTGAAGACGAAGTTCGCGGAAAAGATAAGGGAAGTGGCAGAGAAGCTCT
- a CDS encoding FmdE family protein gives MLALNRLVEERNAEGILEIAREFHGHVCPYLALGIRASLIAMEELGVGRLDYSSSVDESVLAIVEVNSCFTDGVQVTTGCTLGNNSLVYLDLGKTALTLVKRSTWEGVRVYADAERLRKYYPPEATELFNKVVKERRGTEEERERLWELWEEMAKTMLHLPREEFKIERVKVPPVEQAPIFESVRCSRCGELVMATRVVYINDEPFCLRCAGERYHALIGRGIVEANDYMRGC, from the coding sequence ATGCTCGCGCTCAACCGCCTCGTGGAGGAGCGCAACGCGGAGGGAATCCTCGAAATCGCAAGGGAATTTCACGGTCACGTCTGCCCCTATTTGGCCCTTGGAATAAGGGCATCGTTGATAGCCATGGAAGAGCTCGGCGTTGGCAGGCTTGACTACTCCAGCAGTGTCGATGAGTCCGTCTTGGCCATAGTCGAGGTCAACAGCTGCTTCACAGATGGCGTTCAGGTTACAACGGGCTGCACCCTCGGGAACAACTCCCTGGTATACCTCGACCTCGGCAAAACGGCCCTAACACTGGTCAAGCGCTCCACATGGGAGGGAGTCAGGGTTTACGCAGACGCCGAAAGGCTGAGGAAGTACTACCCCCCAGAGGCGACCGAGCTCTTTAACAAGGTTGTCAAGGAGCGGAGGGGGACTGAGGAGGAAAGGGAGCGCCTTTGGGAGCTGTGGGAGGAGATGGCAAAAACCATGCTCCACCTCCCGAGGGAGGAGTTCAAAATCGAGCGCGTTAAGGTTCCGCCTGTTGAGCAGGCCCCCATCTTCGAGAGCGTTCGCTGCTCCCGCTGCGGGGAACTGGTTATGGCGACGAGGGTGGTCTACATTAACGACGAGCCCTTCTGCCTCCGCTGTGCTGGTGAGAGATACCACGCGCTCATAGGTAGGGGTATAGTGGAAGCCAACGACTATATGAGGGGGTGCTGA
- the tdt gene encoding tellurite-resistance/dicarboxylate transporter produces MKLNVKDFAPSWFASVMGTGALALVSKAYSSKLSALGSFAELLVYLNTGLFLVLLVPWVLRWVKYRENALADLHHPILCNFYGTIAIAMLVLSADYLTVFGNTKVAWLFWLAGTPLTVFFALLIPYMVFTGDGVDTEAITPAWFIPPVGLIVIPISGAKLMTLTSGAARELMTFINYFAWGSGFFLYLALFAIVMYRLITHEPMPCGIAPSIWINLGPIGAGTSTLYALIKASDFVTAKEAFLTFGLLFWGFGVWWFIMAVLLTIHYIRKLNLPYSLAWWAFIFPLGAYVSATYNVGTTFGIGAITDFGFAIYWLLLAMWTVTGVRTLGHVLSE; encoded by the coding sequence GTGAAGCTGAACGTGAAGGATTTTGCTCCAAGCTGGTTCGCCAGTGTTATGGGCACCGGAGCGTTAGCTTTGGTGAGCAAAGCGTACTCCTCAAAGCTTTCAGCCCTGGGGAGCTTCGCAGAGTTACTCGTTTATCTGAACACCGGGCTCTTCCTCGTCCTGCTCGTCCCATGGGTTCTCCGCTGGGTTAAATACCGCGAGAACGCGCTTGCGGATTTACACCATCCCATCCTCTGCAACTTCTACGGGACGATAGCAATAGCGATGCTCGTGCTCTCGGCCGATTACCTGACTGTCTTCGGGAACACGAAGGTAGCGTGGCTCTTTTGGCTTGCTGGGACTCCACTAACGGTGTTCTTTGCCCTGCTGATTCCCTACATGGTCTTCACGGGCGACGGAGTTGATACAGAGGCCATAACACCGGCCTGGTTCATTCCGCCGGTGGGGCTGATAGTAATCCCGATAAGCGGGGCAAAGCTTATGACTCTGACCAGCGGGGCTGCTAGAGAGCTAATGACCTTTATCAACTACTTTGCTTGGGGCTCGGGCTTCTTCCTGTATCTAGCCCTGTTTGCGATAGTCATGTACAGACTTATAACCCACGAGCCCATGCCCTGCGGCATAGCGCCGTCGATATGGATAAACCTCGGTCCAATTGGCGCCGGAACCTCAACGCTCTACGCCCTCATCAAAGCCTCGGACTTCGTAACGGCCAAGGAAGCCTTTCTGACCTTTGGACTGCTCTTCTGGGGCTTCGGCGTCTGGTGGTTCATCATGGCCGTCTTGCTGACCATCCACTACATCAGAAAGCTCAATCTGCCCTATAGTTTAGCCTGGTGGGCCTTCATATTCCCCCTTGGTGCCTACGTGAGCGCCACATACAACGTGGGGACGACCTTTGGAATAGGCGCCATCACGGACTTCGGCTTCGCCATCTACTGGCTCCTCCTGGCCATGTGGACTGTAACGGGGGTCAGAACCCTTGGGCACGTGCTCTCCGAGTGA